TAGGTCCTGCATGGAAATTTCGATAGATTGACATCGTTTAGGCTCTATTCTTGtgagattaaaggcagcataccacgaatctgaggtggtgcggatttcaggtggagtattcgtatacgggatcgtagattattgagagaagggtgattccgttcgattcttcctaattgccgtagaaaacgttccggcgcactattttctacaagtagtttgattggagcgcgccagccttctgcacgtgccgcatcttccgggccgttttttaggaagaaatggacggaatcacacccttctccatagtctaatatcctgtatacgaatactccacctgaaatccaccatCTCACACTcgtggagtaatgcctttaaagtggaTTACTCCATTATAAGCTCACCACCTCAATTTCAGCTCACCAAATtgttttgaatatttattttgttctgtaTTTGCACTGTTTTGTACATTGAGAAAGACttagaacgaaaaaataaaaccgatAAACTGTTCTTCAGTGCCTAATCTTTACGGAATCACTTCTAACTGGAAAGCTACATAGTGATTTTGGTGGTAGGCTGACTTTAACAACATTGTGTACAGTCTCagatagaaatttttttaaaaagttttgcaTCGTTCATTCCTCTCATATTGACGTGGAGATCCAGATTACGAGACAATTTTGAATGTTTATTTTGctttgtatttgtattctattctacattacaaaataaacaataaaatgcaaaagaaaagagataaaaacCAAAGAAGTGAAGGGCGCTAGAGAGTGGGACCATTCCAGTGAGttgcagaaaacaaacaaaaattcaatcaattAAATGGGTTAAATAGCAAGACAACCTCTTTTTACGCAATGGCTCGAAGCTGTGCAGCTGCCGACTGCAGCCTTTCGCTTTGTGATACGGACGGCCCTTGGtgaagaagaataaattcGGGACTAATAAGGAATTTATTAGATTGATCAAAACGTCCAGAATAAGGAgtgcttttcttttcgttgacCTCGTAATCCGAGcacttatttttagaaaagtttTCTGGATAGCTATGAGGAAGAAGCTGAGAAGTAATCTAATAATTAATGCACCGTTGAGACTAGTAGTTATCAACGATGAATTACCGTATCAGAGCAAGCGGTGACACAAAAAATGCGAATTAAGTGAAGAATTGGTTAAAAATTGGCGTTACATGCCAAAGAAAGAGATTTTCATGGTAGGAATGTTAGTGACAATAGTTTAATTtcctaatttaatttttttagtggggcgggtgtagtgtagcggttagaggttccgctttctgcacgatcgatcggaggttcgaatccgccatagtgctcaccaagcctttcatcccaccgggatcgataaattggtaccagacttgtctgggaggataaaaacactgacttaacacattggctagacaccgcaagtcattgtttaggctAGTTACatgttcgcaaacctcaagcgattctcaattgaagtgaacgtgggggcgcatcccaagcggattgattaacgacagGAACtctatcctttaactttatctTTAGTTATTTTAGTGATAAGAAGGCAATTTTGCCAGTGAAAATAAACGAGAATAGACGAATAAAAGTAGCAGCCAAAGCGAAAAGACTAAATGTacttaaattgaaatttttcatctaattacttttttttccaacgctTAATAATTTCTCAGATtctttctcagattttttcagtttctagGATTTCTCAGATTAATTTCTAATACATtgttttcaaggaattttGAGTAACACAACAATTCTGAATACAGACATTTtggaacactttttttaaaggaggaAACGGTGTTCAAGACATCTTCGATATCACGAGTGTACACTAAATGATGGTAAAATGAATGATTCTGTGTTCAATGAAAtttaaggaataaaaatttaaaaaaaaaacaaagaatgagGTGGATACTGTCGAAGATATTTGGGAGGACGAACGATGGAACAACGAATTGCGTTTGGTTCCACGGGCTAAAAAAGAGGATCAGTGGGAAAGAGGAGAAGATTCACAGGTGACGCTTTTCGATTCTCACATAAATATCGAcggaaattcaaatttatgcTTATGAGCCGGGCATAACTTCGTGCAAAAAAACATCAACGACAGCAAATTCAACGCATAGCTTTTCATGGCTTTCCGTCTCACTTCGTAGCACGctattttttttggtgttatcGTTGAAGTAATGGATTTACAAGGTAGTGGAAGTTTTGTAAAAGTCAAAATTGAGTCCATTGCTTTGCAAATTTGTTCTGATAAATTTCTATGTGTTTAggaattttgggaaaattttcttcgtggTTTATGAATAAATCCAATACGTCAAGATTAACGGAGATATTCCTCGCCTTGTAAATCTTATGTTGAAATTCTTATATTATtccttttatatattttatatcatttGTATCATAATTAActatttaattaatattataatatctacataaatttatttgtaatattgCTTCTCGATACAGTACAAATTAATGGAGAcaggggccgcgtatacgagtctgattgctacctgcacgtggtggccctgctttaactaaacgcaatcaggcgttcgagtgtacgcgttgggaacgtacgagctatataacctgcactgttatatggcgaaagcttcccatacattgcaaaaaggtgctgtcgtccagcacaccgccaaagcccataacctgaaaggtcaactgcctgaagggagcatggaatctttggcaacaaccattcgtttcgtcacgctgaactgccgaacactatcgagtgaactccaacaagccgctctatccagacttctgcgatatctctgtgtgccttttgctgcactgcaggaaacacgcatgagagatcggcccgtcatcagcatcgaaaattacaccatatactgcggcgatgctgatgagaacaaagtaggtggctgcgcgatagctgtgaggaacgattacaagaacctggtggaggaatttggctcaacgtcgtctagatgcgcctttttacgactgcgggatcgcgaAGGatgtaaactctggatcgtaagtgctcacgcacctacggaaacccctgaggacaacagtaaggacgccttctatgatgaactctatgcgttgatgtctaaaatacgaggccagcaggtggtcattgtcggaatcgacgcaaatgcgaagatgggactcgaacagcaatccgatgtgctaggaaaatggtactatgcagcggagcgcacgtcggacaacagtgaccgtctggtcgacttgtgcgaacagacggacctcatcatcgcttccacttccgtttaagaggaatcatcgacggcatcagctcacgtggcaggagtcaacccttttaacgcctgaagagcagcgcaagcggaagatgaggactcttaaacttcagctcgactacgttctggcgaggaacattcctcaatcagatatccgaaaatctagagctgtttgggaagtcgcgttcgactctgaccaccgtccagttcttctcagttttaagatacggttccacaagagaaaccgaggagttcctcttcaatcgAAAATCgtcatggcaggtctgaaagacgatgagtgcagaagaaaattccgccaacgtttgtctattcatgttggagtacggaccaggaagaagcttagcgatgcggattccttcacaaagtgcatccaggacgctggaaacgctcccggttctattgccgcggaagaagtttgcctttgcaactgcggaaacaaaatccacatacaattctgtatgtgtcgcgcgcagcgctggtgacttcaacccggaaaagcgtcttagaaggaagctgcgtcgtcaactgcaacaagaccgcgataacgagtgtacgtcaagagcgatggagtttgagaaggcgtgggagggcaggaacccgcggaaagcctacgctctactaaaacagtatagcggcaaaatgaaaagatgttcccatgtcctcaacactgccaatggggtagctgtcggtgaagcaacccattcaatttggaaggaacacttcaaaaccttgctgaaccggctggCACCGTcaactcctgaactcgaacacgttcatagaccgacatatgcgatTAACGAGGAGCCATCGACCGAGtaggaggttctggtctgtattcagaaaatgaagaatggaaaatctggtggagacgacgggattagctcagaaatgctaaaatatcttcctccgtctgggattcgtgagatgacaaagatcatccgttcaatatggataaacgaaaggatacctgattcgtggagacacgctatcataattctcctccacaagaagttattcgtcacggacccaaggaattatcgaggaatctctttgctgcgtgttatgtacaaggtattggagcgcattatcctggaccgactcattaaacatcgcgaaaaaACAACGcgtgacgagcaagctggctttcgttctggccgatctacgattgaccaggtgttcatcgtcaggagagtgatcgaaatctggcagcggtattcgaagccaatgcaactagcgtttctggactttgaagccgcgttcggcTCTCcccaccgaggccgtcttctcaacgcgctttgcgccgatggagtaccaggaaagttcgttcgcttgcttgatgacatgaatcaacgaacaactgctgcagttcgaacaccagccggatgtacaacaccgtttgaagtggtaactggagtaagacaaggggcggtggcaggacccatcctgttcaatttcgccatcgacgacattatacgaagaacagtcgaccagtgtcctgccgacattgtcttaccaccatcagggtgccttgactgacctcgagtacgccgacgatgttgttatattcgcggaaagcagaaCGAAACCTCAACAtattgtcaaccttgtatcgaagctggctgcagcctacggactacgcttacgccctgataaatgcaagcagatgtggatctcttcgagacctcgaacgggaatcagggtggatggacaaccgatagaactcgtcggtgagttctgttacctgggctgtatgctaaagaacaacggcagctacgagagggatgttcagcaaagatgcgctaaggccacttctgcatttaactccttaacgaaatgtctgtggtcgacccccatcaccaacgaagtcaagctgcgaatcTACCTATCCgtaattcgccccatcatgatgtacggatcggagacttgggcagcaccatcaacggttatggagaggcttgactgcacggaacgaaagctgcttagacggctacttgggtacttttggcctagggtatgccacaatgaaatGTTtgcgcagaaattgatgtggtttaccggcggatgacacgaggaagatatcaacatcttgcaccgccttcgAAAAAATCGGCTAAAgcaaatcgtcttcgcttctttggtcatatattaaggagaccggcagatcgccttgtccaacgaATTCTGAAGAGTTcatcgggttcgagctggaagaagccacctggccgaaaaaggaagttctggactgaggcagtgaaagaggacctgaggacactcggcgtggataggcagttcaggcgagacgtaagatTTCGCAGAACATGAAaaagcgacgaatggattgattctgtgcaagctctcgcagaagatcgagaaggttgggcagagctgtgttcaaggacggcacacttcggcgaagatgcgggtaatcgcgtcaggcgatgacatcagcccgccgattaagtcagtaAGTCAATGGAGACACTTCTCACCTTGCAAATCTTACATTGGAATTCTTGTATTACTCGTTTTATACCATttatggggcgggtgtagtgtagcggttagaagttccgcttcctgcgcgatcggtcggaggttcgaatccgccctagtgctcaccaagcctttcattcctccggggtcgataaattggtgccagacttgtctgagaggataaaagcactgacttgacacatcgactagccatcgcaagtcattgtagaggcctcatctgaattgaagtgaacgtgtgggcgcatcccaagcggattgattgacgccagaaactttaaactttaacttttataTCATTTATACCATTTGGATTAttaataactaattaatttatattatattatctaTGTGTATTTACTTACAATATTATTTCTGGATATAATGAAGATTAAAGATAGATGACTGATAGATTAAGGACTGTAAAGCAGAACATGACGTGAGATTTCCTATGAGGAAGGAAAGTTCTATGGGATTTGCAACGACTAGAAGTCGACGGCCGAGAACAGACGTTAATTCTCGGACGTCCGACGCGAAATGAACGCGGATTGCTGGGAAATTTTAGCATGAATCGAACAAACAGCACTATTGGGggagcgaaagaaaaaaaacaacaaccagCTGAACGGCACAGTTTCATCGTTGTTCTCGTTCGCACTGCACGTGTGCTGTAAAGCAATAGTTGTAGGGAAAAAAGTGCTTCGTGTGAATATTGGGAGATGCTGAGAACGTCGGAGCAATGCGTTTGCACTTTCAGCAATCGAATAGAGCACAGAACACTTCCAGTTCATTaacgtttgtttatttattatctggCAAAAGTTCAATTATCGAACGCTGTCTACcgtacctgaaaaaaaaaacagattactTCGCTACTAGTCATTATGACTCAAAACTGGGGAATGTATGATGCATTCAATTCGAGCGCTATCAGTGCTACCATTCCTAATAACTTATGGATTATAAAAACTGTATGAATGAGACGATCCGGTTAGACTGGCGGGGGAGTTTGATCGGAGaactctctctctttctcacTACTTCTCTCcatatatttttatctttttctatctttttctctCTATCTCTGCCTCTCCCTCCATCTCCATCTCCCcatccttctctttctctcttcatcTATCTACGTATCCCCATCTTTATCTCTCTTTATCCCTATCTCTTTAGCTCCCTCTATCTATTTCTCTctatctcttttcttctctacctctatttctctttctctctccctccctctctccctttctttctctccttccctctctccctttctttctctccttcCCTTTCTCTCTAAGAAAAGCAATCGATCAAAGAGAAAGCaaactagaaaaaagatattgtaaaacaaaaaaaaaataatatatgacAGAGAGATGCTCCGACAGAACTTCccaaattacaaattattttttacttaatAGAAATATCCCTGCTCaatgttattttctttttttttctatcttttttcacCGTAGAGTAACTGCActtgtttgtgtttgttctCGCCATATTTTTTGGCATGCCAttgacaaaataaataaatgacataaagtagaaataaaggaaagaagtaaattttaaaaaaatgccagTATTAGAAGAATATTGGAGATAAttgtaatgtaaataaaaacaaaataaaataacaaaacataataataatatgaaaatgtCATAAAACTGCTcttttctgcatagctgctacgatcctatcgtacgaacccaaAATTgtggctcgcagaactttggaggcgttttggataaacgctaaaagtgcaaaaatgagTAGAAGGGAAAagtgcatagccgtgaccgaagagctggctctgtatccaAGACATTTGcgagttttgatctacggattCATGTACGGTTCGCGTCCTAGTCGGTATAAGCGGAGCGATTCCATCACGTGGatgtccgctaacatcacggtaACGtggctactgaggtaggcacaacaaTTTGGGCTCTTCTGGGTTTCCGTCCCCGAATGTAATATCTGAGGGGATGATggcttgttctggatgaggtatttgagaggatatattgcaaatgatctgactttccaggctctgacgaaagcgacaacgccgaaacgttagccgtaataaagtttgttaacaatcctggctcttgcttcaattCGACGATATCACAAGTCGCAATCTCTTTgacaagattcaaggaaagtcgaactttcgcacttctggaaaatatgccgacgaaaagatgaaaaatatgatggaATATGaaggaataaacaaataaaacagacGGAACATGGGACGAAAAATCAATACGGGAAATATAGGAACAGCTAGTAGTGAAGTGCAAAGAAAACTACCTCAGCGGATTTTTAATGATTCGAATCTTATCTTATCTGGCCGGCCATGTTGTTACTAGTAGGGAAAGGCGAGCGACGAGGAGATAGTAGGAGGAAATCAATAGTCGTCCTTCCATGCATGGTGCATGCGTACACAAATGCACGTGttgagcacaaaaaaaagagaaaagcagCTATGGTAACTCCGACATCGACGTGACGTCGCCACCGCACTGCCGCCATGGATTCGGATTCCAGTAGTGATTGTTCGATTGGATTCCCCAATGGAATCAATATTTTCCCGAGATGATAGATGACACTTTAGCGAATACTAACGTGCATTTTTGTCGAAAATCCTGTTTGTTTTGGGAATTCCCGGGTAAATCACAGGAATTGTGATCAAGCAAATAGAAACAAttctaaataaacaaatatagtGGTAAGAAAGGAGGAGATGGGCCAGTGGCGAGAAATCCACAATTTTGCTCATAGTTTTTCCTTAGGCTGtggaataatttgaaaaaagtcgaaTGATTTGATCTGATTGTGATctgatgagaaaaagaaaggaaaaatcgaGAGAAATtacttttagaaaattttcctccatCGATCCACTACCAGTTCCAAGCTATTATTGACACgcttgaataataataataataataataataataataataataataataataataataataataataataataataataataataataattgcaGAGTTTATAAATTAACTAGCACcaacaaattaatttaataaattaaaaattagcaaaaaaacgATTTATGCACCATGCCTGCATAGATGAGGTTAGAATCCGTTCAGATCAGTCAGTTCACGGTCATATGTGTCATAAGTCATATCATTATTGATTCGGTCACCAGAACTGTTGCCCATGACCTCTAATGATTTTTCACTACATAAAACAttcctttcagaaaaaaattttaaatttctgttacttcagaaatttctttttattctggTTTCAACTCCATCTTTATCATTGTTTTCGAGTATaattttctacgacaattttgattttagttgtccttcattttttcacttttttttttgttctacatcctgctctttttttctgttcatcctAGAAGTACATTTTCGGATGCATTACTTGTGAATATATACGATGTGCGAAACACTTTCACAcctcataaataaataataaataagcaaagaaataaatatagtacTTGGTTCGGTGTGCATTCCCCAAGGTCCCTGACAACCATGGAACAAAAACAGCCAGACACCACCATCACCACAgcagttgctttttttctcctactcGACAAACAACCGACATTCATCGGCGGCGTATGCGGTCATTCCGTGGCCAGCAGATCGTCAATATCGAGTGGTGTAcgaaactttttttcatagCGCTGTAAGAGTTATTCAATCGAGGTCAGCTCTCTCGTCAGCCCGAACAAATTCcgttcgaatattcgagtaGTCGAAACGTCTCTTCGAGCAGAACCCCCCAAACTCATGCACCTATTCCTTTGTGTACTGCCGATCCCAAAAATTGTAATCAATCGCAGAGATAGGGAGGACGGCATCCTACAAAGATGTTTTATTTTACCAAACGTCCTTATCCTTATGACGTTCAGGATATGGGGAAATGATCTCCTATGAAGCTTCTTCACGGTCCATAATTGAAAATGACTTCTTTCGTTCCATATAGAGAGATGAATGTAGCATATgctattcatattcatattcagtaatcttctttaattttttctttaagtttAGTTTAGTCTTTCTAGTtctagttaatttttttcttctttaattttgtaattaaatgtcttttccaagtttttttttggaattcaacGCTGAACTGGGcgtattttaattaattaattaataccCAATGACCAACGTATTGTTTAGTTTTGTGTCTTGATCTACAATCCGTACGATCGTCCATGAGTAAAAATGTTACAAACGCCATACCAGACAACATATCACTGTGTACAAGGAAGAAGAACAATTTGTGCcgaattttttatattaaatcTATGCTaacgaagaaaacagaatGGTTAGTAAATAGGAAAAACGCTTCGGGATGTGTTAATTCCTGCGAACTGCCTTCATGTAACAATTACACGCACGACAACCGTTTACATGGATGATGACGTAGGCGGGACTTTACTTCCATTACATCCAAAAAACGTATGAATGCCTCTTTAGTCATCAGCTACGAGGTTCGTCGTTCCAtgcaaaaaatagaatatcaAGGCGGACGTTGACGGACGCCGTCAACCCGTCAACGTCACGAGGCATCTCTAGGAAAGATtattatcatgatcatgaatCAAACAATGCGTGATTTCACCAATTAATTaatatcaatcaatcaatcaatgaacGAAGGATGaacgaaattgaaaataatagacataaaaaaaggaaaaggaccCATCGAGAATTACCACACTCAATACGTAAGAGCTACGGTATATGATGAATATATGAAACAATTGCATACCTAGTCAACAACAACAGGGTTTCTTCTGGCGAATTAATATTCATAATTCGATCGTAACGAGTATATAATAATTCGTTTACACTACAGTAACTACCCAGCTGTTTTCGATGGGCCGCCAGGACACCAACCAACACTTTAGAAAAGCATGAAGGAGCTTGGATACGACCACTGACAAACCGGACATGTATACGGGTGGTAAGATGCGAGCGGGCgagcgacgaaaaaaaaagcagcagaaaaGCAGCACACACGCACATTATACAAGGAAAAAttgtaaacaacaaacaaacgaagAACCATCGCAATCATAACATAATCATAATAATCATAATGTCGTATAGAACTCTAGATAACTCTAGATGAAGCGAAAACGCATCAACAACaggtgtatgtatgtattgtaGCAGTTAGAGTGTATCAAATATATAGATAGACATACCCCAGCAGCAAAACAGCAACAATTCTATGATTAGGCCTGTGTGCTTCGTGTGTATATATGGAAGAACGCGACAAGCAAGCATGAAAGTGAAACATATCAGGGGAGCAATTCATTTGAAGACGATTATAAGAAGAACCGACGGCCTAGCAGATAGGAGCGTATTTGACTAGCAAAACACCTGCAGCACGGCGAACCACAGTAATCTTGGGACAACGAAGgagaattaaaataatttggcAAAATTTGGAGAGTAGAATTGACGTGAATTTTGTCAATTAAACCTAACAATGACTACATAAAACATGATAGTGCAGATATGAAATGAACCATAATAAAACGGACATATCATATCAAATACAGTGGAACGATGAACAATGTGAGCGAAGGGAAATTGTGCATGCAGCTATTAGGCAGCAGCCAGCGCTGCTTGCACAAGTACAACCAGCTTTATGTTGAGTAGAAAGGCGTATTTCGCTTCATTCtaatgaacaaacaaaaaagaaaaagaaaaacaatcacaTTTAACACACGCACTGGTTAATGATGATGTAACACCGCGTACAGGTCTTCGAATCCAGGCACTTCGGGTCGGCACGCCCGTAATGCATTATCCAACTTAACCCGATCGATATTTTGGAGGGATGGCAAAACCTCATCCTGATACACAAACGAAGACATCGTCGCGTGATCGTGTGCATCTACTTTTGCGTTCATCTCCGTCTACAAGAGCAcaaattgttttcttgaaaattaagaagaaaagttaaTGATAGATGTTGGGGTTTAgatttatggttttttttttaaatatcgcTTTCATTAGTTCTGGCAGCGAGCCTTTTTAGAGTTGTAATACAAAATAAGCAGCGGTTTGTGAAGACTGATGTCCTATACCAATCAAGTCGCAAGGATTAACTGCCAAAAAGTTACATAGAagataaaatcgaaaaaaaaatgtcataacGGTAAagatttagaaattttatgcTAGACGACTTCATAAAGAGATTTATAGGACATTTGGACGTTtccaagaaatgaaagaaaagtattTCAAAGATGTAAATCACATCAAAATGCTTCCACAATTAGAAGCTTCCGAAATCCAaccgaacaaaaacaaaatgtgtaAAGCAAGCAGATTTGCCTGTCGAAAAATGTATGATCTTATAGaaccatttaaaaaagtcaCATTCTCTGAAATTAAACTAACCATTCGTCTCAATGAAATAACCAGCAGCTCAAATGACTTGTCTTTTCGGTCATCTTTTGAAGCTTCTATGAACACATTCGTGAAATCCTTGAAGGACGGTCGAGAGCCAGACGTTAAATTGGGATCACAGTACACAGCGTTTACCAGCAGCTAAACAATGAAGgtataagaaaaaatctgtaaaaaaaaaagcaaatgagAAATCAATggataaataagtaattacATCGGCTAATTTGCACCAGATGTCAGGAATATCCATCCACATCTCAGCCTCGACAGCCAATGCGCAGTATCGTGCCATTCTGCAATCGGAAGCATAAGATATTCCAGAAAAGGTGATAAAATTGCAAAGTAATGTAGCGAAATTGTAACAAACCCTGCCAAAGCCTCCTGTTTTGTCTCAGGAGTCTGCAACGCAAGGCATAACATGTGTCCAAGTTTAGGAAGTTGCGGTTTCCGGACCTTGAAAGATTATGGTAAATAATTCACGCAAAAGAAATATCAAGTTCCGGTGAACtagtatattttaaaaaaatataaaagctTGTATTTCCGCAAAAGAAAGTAGTCGAATAAGGAGTTGGTACAACTTACCTTTTCGACGGCATATTCCGTAAACCGGTAGAACACTTCGTTAACACTTGGACATCCGTACTTTTCACTGTTTACTATTTTAGTGATGTCTTCCACGCACTGTAATATAATGGAACTTATTTGTTTCAGCTGCATTTTCCCTTTAAAAAGGATGATAATGACAAACCTCCTCAAGTTTCATATCCCCTTCGTCATAACTTTCCAAAACAGCGCCAACCTCTTTACCGATCTTTTGATATTTCTCTTCGCGCAAAGCTTTCACCTCTTCGGA
This is a stretch of genomic DNA from Necator americanus strain Aroian chromosome II, whole genome shotgun sequence. It encodes these proteins:
- a CDS encoding hypothetical protein (NECATOR_CHRII.G8321.T1) encodes the protein MAKASHTLQKGAVVQHTAKAHNLKGQLPEGSMESLATTIRFVTLNCRTLSSELQQAALSRLLRYLCVPFAALQETRMRDRPVISIENYTIYCGDADENKVGGCAIAVRNDYKNLVEEFGSTSSRCAFLRLRDREGCKLWIVSAHAPTETPEDNSKDAFYDELYALMSKIRGQQVVIVGIDANAKMGLEQQSDVLGKWYYAAERTSDNSDRLVDLCEQTDLIIASTSV
- a CDS encoding hypothetical protein (NECATOR_CHRII.G8322.T1); amino-acid sequence: MSAEENSANVCLFMLEYGPGRSLAMRIPSQSASRTLETLPVLLPRKKFAFATAETKSTYNSVCVARSAGDFNPEKRLRRKLRRQLQQDRDNECTSRAMEFEKAWEGRNPRKAYALLKQYSGKMKRCSHVLNTANGVAVGEATHSIWKEHFKTLLNRLAPSTPELEHVHRPTYAINEEPSTE
- a CDS encoding hypothetical protein (NECATOR_CHRII.G8323.T2) → MKNGKSGGDDGISSEMLKYLPPSGIREMTKIIRSIWINERIPDSWRHAIIILLHKKLFVTDPRNYRGISLLRVMYKVLERIILDRLIKHREKTTRDEQAGFRSGRSTIDQVFIVRRVIEIWQRYSKPMQLAFLDFEAAFGSPHRGRLLNALCADGVPGKFVRLLDDMNQRTTAAVRTPAGCTTPFEVVTGVRQGAVAGPILFNFAIDDIIRRTVDQCPADIVLPPSGCLD
- a CDS encoding hypothetical protein (NECATOR_CHRII.G8323.T1); protein product: MTKIIRSIWINERIPDSWRHAIIILLHKKLFVTDPRNYRGISLLRVMYKVLERIILDRLIKHREKTTRDEQAGFRSGRSTIDQVFIVRRVIEIWQRYSKPMQLAFLDFEAAFGSPHRGRLLNALCADGVPGKFVRLLDDMNQRTTAAVRTPAGCTTPFEVVTGVRQGAVAGPILFNFAIDDIIRRTVDQCPADIVLPPSGCLD
- a CDS encoding hypothetical protein (NECATOR_CHRII.G8324.T2), whose translation is MWISSRPRTGIRVDGQPIELVGEFCYLGCMLKNNGSYERDVQQRCAKATSAFNSLTKCLWSTPITNEVKLRIYLSVIRPIMMYGSETWAAPSTVMERLDCTERKLLRRLLGRPADRLVQRILKSSSGSSWKKPPGRKRKFWTEAVKEDLRTLGVDRQFRRDKIEKVGQSCVQGRHTSAKMRVIASGDDISPPIKTLEAFWINAKSAKMSRREKCIAVTEELALYPRHLRVLIYGFMYGSDESDNAETLAVIKFVNNPGSCFNSTISQVAISLTRFKESRTFALLENMPTKR
- a CDS encoding hypothetical protein (NECATOR_CHRII.G8324.T1), producing MWISSRPRTGIRVDGQPIELVGEFCYLGCMLKNNGSYERDVQQRCAKATSAFNSLTKCLWSTPITNEVKLRIYLSVIRPIMMYGSETWAAPSTVMERLDCTERKLLRRLLGYFWPRVCHNEMFAQKLMWFTGG